In one Phyllostomus discolor isolate MPI-MPIP mPhyDis1 chromosome 8, mPhyDis1.pri.v3, whole genome shotgun sequence genomic region, the following are encoded:
- the SLC47A2 gene encoding multidrug and toxin extrusion protein 2 isoform X3: MDSLQDTVPPDQGGRGPALCRLVPVGFRAEAWKLFVLSGPLVLFQVLSFMIYVVSSAFCGHLGKVELASVTLAVAFVNVCGVSIGFGFSSACDTLMSQSFGSPNKTQVGDILQRGVLLLLLCCFPCWALFLNTQQILLLLGQDPDVSRLTQEYVLIAIPSLPVVFLYNLLAKYLQNQGIVWPQVLSGIVGNGINGLANYILVSVLDLGVRGSAYASTVAHIVQMIFLFLYIMLKKLHVATWAGWSIQCLQDWGPFFRLAVPSMLMLCIEWWAYEIWSFLMGLRSVLDLSAQAILYEVATVIYMVPMGLSISVCVRVGMFLGASDTVQAKRSAVSGVLCVVGISLVISALLSILRNKLGYIFTNDEEAIALVSKVLPIYIVFQLFEGICCVYSGVLRGTGRQAFGALANAIAYYVIGLPLGIVLTFLVGMGIVGLWLGMLACVLLAAAAFVTYTARINWKLAAEEAQKRMGLPQQGKAGMADEATEASEVSTTPRLGPDTAAASSVATSSSPGITLMMYSRPECHVDLFRTPEATHTLPAPSRRLSGRQLALRRGAALGAAVATFTAGLIVRILTHRH, translated from the exons ATGGACAGTCTCCAGGACACAGTTCCGCCGGACCAAGGGGGCCGTGGCCCTGCCCTCTGCAGGCTGGTCCCCGTGGGCTTTAGGGCTGAGGCATGGAAGCTCTTTGTCCTGTCCGGACCCCTG GTCCTGTTCCAGGTGCTGTCCTTCATGATCTATGTCGTGAGCTCGGCGTTCTGCGGGCATCTGGGCAAAGTGGAGCTGGCATCGGTGACCCTGGCAGTGGCC TTTGTCAATGTTTGCGGAGTTTCCATAGGATTCGGCTTTTCCTCAGCATGTGACACCTTGATGTCCCAG AGCTTCGGCAGCCCCAACAAGACGCAGGTGGGCGACATCCTCCAGAGGGGAGtgctcctcctgcttctctgctgcttcccctgctgGGCACTCTTCCTCAACACCCAGCAGATTCTACTGCTCCTCGGGCAGGACCCAGACGTGTCCAG GCTGACCCAGGAGTACGTGCTGATCGCCATACCGTCACTTCCG gtGGTTTTTCTTTACAACCTGCtggcaaaatatttgcaaaatcag ggAATCGTCTGGCCCCAAGTCCTCAGTGGCATCGTGGGCAACGGCATCAATGGCTTGGCCAACTACATCCTGGTTTCTGTGCTGGACCTGGGGGTCAG GGGCTCTGCTTATGCCAGCACCGTCGCCCACATTGTGCAGATGATCTTCCTGTTCCTCTACATCATGCTGAAAAAGCTACACGTGGCTACGTGGGCAG GCTGGTCCATCCAGTGCCTGCAGGACTGGGGCCCCTTCTTCCGCTTGGCCGTCCCCAGCATGCTTATGCTGTGCATCGAGTGGTGGGCCTACGAGATCTGGAGCTTCCTCATGG GCCTGCGCAGCGTGCTGGACCTCTCGGCCCAGGCTATTCTCTACGAGGTGGCCACAGTCATCTACATG GTTCCAATGGGGCTCAGCATCTCAGTCTGTGTCCGAGTAGGGATGTTCCTGGGAGCTTCAGACACTGTGCAGGCAAAAAGATCAGCTGTCTCAGGCGTGCTCTGTGTAG ttgGCATCTCGCTGGTTATCAGTGCCCTGTTGAGCATCCTCAGAAATAAACTGGGGTATATTTTTACCAATGATGA AGAAGCCATCGCCCTGGTGAGCAAGGTCTTGCCCATTTACATCGTCTTTCAGCTCTTTGAGGGCATCTGT tgcGTCTACAGTGGAGTCCTGAGGGGAACCGGCAGGCAAGCCTTCGGAGCCCTGGCTAATGCGATCGCCTATTACGTCATCGGACTCCCACTAGGCATCGTTCTGACCTTCCTGGTGGGAATGGGGATCGTGG GCCTCTGGCTGGGCATGCTGGCCTGCGTCCTGCTGGCAGCTGCTGCCTTTGTCACCTACACTGCCCGGATAAACTGGAAGCTAGCTGCAGAAGAG GCCCAGAAGCGCATGGGGCTGCCACAGCAGGGCAAGGCGGGCATGGCGGATGAGGCGACTGAGGCCAGTGAAGTGAGCACGACCCCCAGGCTTGGGCCTGACACAGCTGCTGCATCTTCAG TGGCCACGAGCAGCAGCCCTGGCATTACCCTGATGATGTACTCACGGCCCGAGTGCCATGTGGACCTCTTCAGGACTCCAGAGGCAACCCACACCCTTCCAGCTCCTTCCCGCAGACTGTCAGGGAGACAGCTGGCCCTCCGCCGAGGGGCCGCTCTGGGGGCGGCAGTGGCCACATTTACTGCGGGGCTCATCGTGAGGATCCTGACCCACAGGCACTAG
- the SLC47A2 gene encoding multidrug and toxin extrusion protein 2 isoform X1 → MSQSFGSPNKTQVGDILQRGVLLLLLCCFPCWALFLNTQQILLLLGQDPDVSRLTQEYVLIAIPSLPVVFLYNLLAKYLQNQGIVWPQVLSGIVGNGINGLANYILVSVLDLGVRGSAYASTVAHIVQMIFLFLYIMLKKLHVATWAGWSIQCLQDWGPFFRLAVPSMLMLCIEWWAYEIWSFLMGLRSVLDLSAQAILYEVATVIYMVPMGLSISVCVRVGMFLGASDTVQAKRSAVSGVLCVVGISLVISALLSILRNKLGYIFTNDEEAIALVSKVLPIYIVFQLFEGICCVYSGVLRGTGRQAFGALANAIAYYVIGLPLGIVLTFLVGMGIVGLWLGMLACVLLAAAAFVTYTARINWKLAAEEAQKRMGLPQQGKAGMADEATEASEVSTTPRLGPDTAAASSVATSSSPGITLMMYSRPECHVDLFRTPEATHTLPAPSRRLSGRQLALRRGAALGAAVATFTAGLIVRILTHRH, encoded by the exons ATGTCCCAG AGCTTCGGCAGCCCCAACAAGACGCAGGTGGGCGACATCCTCCAGAGGGGAGtgctcctcctgcttctctgctgcttcccctgctgGGCACTCTTCCTCAACACCCAGCAGATTCTACTGCTCCTCGGGCAGGACCCAGACGTGTCCAG GCTGACCCAGGAGTACGTGCTGATCGCCATACCGTCACTTCCG gtGGTTTTTCTTTACAACCTGCtggcaaaatatttgcaaaatcag ggAATCGTCTGGCCCCAAGTCCTCAGTGGCATCGTGGGCAACGGCATCAATGGCTTGGCCAACTACATCCTGGTTTCTGTGCTGGACCTGGGGGTCAG GGGCTCTGCTTATGCCAGCACCGTCGCCCACATTGTGCAGATGATCTTCCTGTTCCTCTACATCATGCTGAAAAAGCTACACGTGGCTACGTGGGCAG GCTGGTCCATCCAGTGCCTGCAGGACTGGGGCCCCTTCTTCCGCTTGGCCGTCCCCAGCATGCTTATGCTGTGCATCGAGTGGTGGGCCTACGAGATCTGGAGCTTCCTCATGG GCCTGCGCAGCGTGCTGGACCTCTCGGCCCAGGCTATTCTCTACGAGGTGGCCACAGTCATCTACATG GTTCCAATGGGGCTCAGCATCTCAGTCTGTGTCCGAGTAGGGATGTTCCTGGGAGCTTCAGACACTGTGCAGGCAAAAAGATCAGCTGTCTCAGGCGTGCTCTGTGTAG ttgGCATCTCGCTGGTTATCAGTGCCCTGTTGAGCATCCTCAGAAATAAACTGGGGTATATTTTTACCAATGATGA AGAAGCCATCGCCCTGGTGAGCAAGGTCTTGCCCATTTACATCGTCTTTCAGCTCTTTGAGGGCATCTGT tgcGTCTACAGTGGAGTCCTGAGGGGAACCGGCAGGCAAGCCTTCGGAGCCCTGGCTAATGCGATCGCCTATTACGTCATCGGACTCCCACTAGGCATCGTTCTGACCTTCCTGGTGGGAATGGGGATCGTGG GCCTCTGGCTGGGCATGCTGGCCTGCGTCCTGCTGGCAGCTGCTGCCTTTGTCACCTACACTGCCCGGATAAACTGGAAGCTAGCTGCAGAAGAG GCCCAGAAGCGCATGGGGCTGCCACAGCAGGGCAAGGCGGGCATGGCGGATGAGGCGACTGAGGCCAGTGAAGTGAGCACGACCCCCAGGCTTGGGCCTGACACAGCTGCTGCATCTTCAG TGGCCACGAGCAGCAGCCCTGGCATTACCCTGATGATGTACTCACGGCCCGAGTGCCATGTGGACCTCTTCAGGACTCCAGAGGCAACCCACACCCTTCCAGCTCCTTCCCGCAGACTGTCAGGGAGACAGCTGGCCCTCCGCCGAGGGGCCGCTCTGGGGGCGGCAGTGGCCACATTTACTGCGGGGCTCATCGTGAGGATCCTGACCCACAGGCACTAG
- the SLC47A2 gene encoding multidrug and toxin extrusion protein 2 isoform X2: MDSLQDTVPPDQGGRGPALCRLVPVGFRAEAWKLFVLSGPLVLFQVLSFMIYVVSSAFCGHLGKVELASVTLAVAFVNVCGVSIGFGFSSACDTLMSQSFGSPNKTQVGDILQRGVLLLLLCCFPCWALFLNTQQILLLLGQDPDVSRLTQEYVLIAIPSLPVVFLYNLLAKYLQNQGIVWPQVLSGIVGNGINGLANYILVSVLDLGVRGSAYASTVAHIVQMIFLFLYIMLKKLHVATWAGWSIQCLQDWGPFFRLAVPSMLMLCIEWWAYEIWSFLMGLRSVLDLSAQAILYEVATVIYMVPMGLSISVCVRVGMFLGASDTVQAKRSAVSGVLCVVGISLVISALLSILRNKLGYIFTNDEEAIALVSKVLPIYIVFQLFEGICCVYSGVLRGTGRQAFGALANAIAYYVIGLPLGIVLTFLVGMGIVGLWLGMLACVLLAAAAFVTYTARINWKLAAEEWPRAAALALP, encoded by the exons ATGGACAGTCTCCAGGACACAGTTCCGCCGGACCAAGGGGGCCGTGGCCCTGCCCTCTGCAGGCTGGTCCCCGTGGGCTTTAGGGCTGAGGCATGGAAGCTCTTTGTCCTGTCCGGACCCCTG GTCCTGTTCCAGGTGCTGTCCTTCATGATCTATGTCGTGAGCTCGGCGTTCTGCGGGCATCTGGGCAAAGTGGAGCTGGCATCGGTGACCCTGGCAGTGGCC TTTGTCAATGTTTGCGGAGTTTCCATAGGATTCGGCTTTTCCTCAGCATGTGACACCTTGATGTCCCAG AGCTTCGGCAGCCCCAACAAGACGCAGGTGGGCGACATCCTCCAGAGGGGAGtgctcctcctgcttctctgctgcttcccctgctgGGCACTCTTCCTCAACACCCAGCAGATTCTACTGCTCCTCGGGCAGGACCCAGACGTGTCCAG GCTGACCCAGGAGTACGTGCTGATCGCCATACCGTCACTTCCG gtGGTTTTTCTTTACAACCTGCtggcaaaatatttgcaaaatcag ggAATCGTCTGGCCCCAAGTCCTCAGTGGCATCGTGGGCAACGGCATCAATGGCTTGGCCAACTACATCCTGGTTTCTGTGCTGGACCTGGGGGTCAG GGGCTCTGCTTATGCCAGCACCGTCGCCCACATTGTGCAGATGATCTTCCTGTTCCTCTACATCATGCTGAAAAAGCTACACGTGGCTACGTGGGCAG GCTGGTCCATCCAGTGCCTGCAGGACTGGGGCCCCTTCTTCCGCTTGGCCGTCCCCAGCATGCTTATGCTGTGCATCGAGTGGTGGGCCTACGAGATCTGGAGCTTCCTCATGG GCCTGCGCAGCGTGCTGGACCTCTCGGCCCAGGCTATTCTCTACGAGGTGGCCACAGTCATCTACATG GTTCCAATGGGGCTCAGCATCTCAGTCTGTGTCCGAGTAGGGATGTTCCTGGGAGCTTCAGACACTGTGCAGGCAAAAAGATCAGCTGTCTCAGGCGTGCTCTGTGTAG ttgGCATCTCGCTGGTTATCAGTGCCCTGTTGAGCATCCTCAGAAATAAACTGGGGTATATTTTTACCAATGATGA AGAAGCCATCGCCCTGGTGAGCAAGGTCTTGCCCATTTACATCGTCTTTCAGCTCTTTGAGGGCATCTGT tgcGTCTACAGTGGAGTCCTGAGGGGAACCGGCAGGCAAGCCTTCGGAGCCCTGGCTAATGCGATCGCCTATTACGTCATCGGACTCCCACTAGGCATCGTTCTGACCTTCCTGGTGGGAATGGGGATCGTGG GCCTCTGGCTGGGCATGCTGGCCTGCGTCCTGCTGGCAGCTGCTGCCTTTGTCACCTACACTGCCCGGATAAACTGGAAGCTAGCTGCAGAAGAG TGGCCACGAGCAGCAGCCCTGGCATTACCCTGA